TCGACCCCGGTGATGTCGTTGAGCTTACGATCCCGTCACAGGACTCAGGCGGACGAGCGGTCTACTATGGGGCCGAAGACGACGAGTATCTGTTCAGTCCACTGGACCGGAGTCTGGGTCTCAGTGACTTCTTAACGAGTGATGCCCCAGCACAGGCGCTCTACACCTTTAGCGTCGAATCTGTCCAGGATCGCTACCTCCCCTACCTCGACTTCGCACAGCGTCGTAACGGCGGCGATCCGACCCATCAGACTCGCTCCGATGGTGCCGATAGCTCCGTTCCGGAAACGATCGCCCCCCAAGCCGTTCCTACGTATCTCGATCACGAGCAGGTACTCGTCGACGTACCCGTTCGGACAGACCGTAGATCGACGATAGCGGATATGATCGAAGCGATTGTGACGGCAGACTACCCGACACTAAACGAGTCAACCGGCACAATCCCATCAGCAGACTGCCGCACGCTCGTTCTCTGTACCCGTCCGGACCTCGCTGAGGCGGCCCTCCAAGGCCAACCCGTGGGCAACCACTACCGACTCGACGGTACTGGTGGAAACGACGCGATCCAGAACACCGATGGCTACCACGAGATCCAGTCTCGGCTCAAGGACGCACGCTCGCTGGTTTCGACGGTTCAGCAGGCAACGAGTAAAAACGGGCCGGGGGGAATCCGAGAGTTCTTCCACAAACTGCCGACCGTGCCGTTCATCGACCGCAATCACACCGAGAGCTTCTTCGACGCGGTGGTGCTTCTTGGTGCCGAGCGACTGACCGAACCTGAGTACGACTTCCTGGCTGACATCGCTGACCGGGTTGTCGCCGTCGGCGACAGCCGACGAGCAGGACCCAAACTACTCAGCCAGTCCGCTACGGAAGCGAGCCTTGACACTCACTTCGAAACGACTTTCGAACGGTACCGCTCGTTCCCGACGAGCGACGCAGTGAGTCTCCAAGTGCACGGCGAGGCGCCGCCGGCACTTCAGCGGTTCTATCAAGAGGGACCGTGGGAGTCGATCGACGGCGACCTGACGTTTCTGAACGTCCAGGGTGACGAGGAGACAGCCGTCGAAGATGTCACGCTGGAATCGACAGTCCCAGCGGCTGCTGGGACGGCCCAGCGGTTGGTATTCGACGTTACCGACACGCCCCTCTCGCCGATGGCGGCGAATGAATTGTTCGAGCATCGAATCGAACTCGATGCGACCCTGCTCCGACCAGATTCGATCGTCGTGCTCGACGATGAAAGTCTCTACCTGCGATCGAAAGAGCCGATCGAGGGCTCCGGAGCGTCTCACCACCAAGTTGTCATTCAGACTAGTGCTGCAGAACTTCCGCAGTTCAACCGGGCACTGCTTTCGAACCGGATCGCCGAGCAAATCGTCGCCGAACTTGTTGTACAGGAAGAACCCGATATCGTCGTGACTCCGTTCGAACGCCACGCGACGGGCATCAAGCGACAACTCGCGGAGCGCGACTGCGCGGTCCCCGTCGAACGGCCGGAGTCGCTAACTGGATCGATTGCCGGTCACGCTGTCGTGAGTTTCGGCACGGCCAACGAGACCGGGATCGTCCGTCCGCCGCTGGACCAACCATCAGTGGTCTACGGCCTGCTCTCCAGCGGTTGTGACATCACGTTCGTCGGGAACCAGGGGACACTCGAGTCGAAGGACGTCTTCGCACGCCTCATCGAGGATTCGTCATCGTACCAGCAATCCTGAGACTGTATCATAGTTATTTTGCCGTGTTGAATAGCGGCCTCGGAGCCACGCTAAGACGATCCCAACCGTGAGGCCACCGGCCTCAATCACTAATAAGCCGGCTTGAGTCCAAACCCCCTCAGCCAACACTGCTTTTCAACAGGGTACTTCGCTCCCGGGCTGTTTTACCCACGGACAGTCTGACACGTTGAGGAACTCAACGAGGTCGTCTTATCGGGAACTAATCGTGCTTTGTTACACAGTCAGGGAGTCCGACAACCTCAACCGCTTCAACATCAGGGGCTTTGACAACGGCCTGCCCCTTTCGGAATTTCGGGATGTCACGCTTGAATCCCCGGGGAATCGAGGGGACTTTTTCAATAACTTCCTCCCGCAATCCGAGGAAGATGTTCGTGTTGATTTGCTTCAAGATGTCATCGTCGATGTCTTCCGGGTTTTGCGTGATCATCATCAGCCCTAGCTTGTCCTTGCGGCCCTGCTTGACGGCTTCTCGCGCACGCCGCACAATGTACTGCTCACGAAGGGACTCGGGAGATGAGAAGTAGTTGTGTGCCTCGTCGACGGCGACAAGCATTGGGGTGTTCTTGATCTGGTCGACCACGTGGTGGTCGTCGATTTTGTTCTCGATGATGTACGAGAGGATCGAGAGCACGGTCAGGTGTTCTTTCGCACCGCGAAGGTGGCTCGTGGGAATCACGGTTACCTGGCCCCCGCGGAACATATCGTTAGCCAGGTCTGTAAGCGACGACATCCCGTGGTCGAACACGTTCTCGAACGTCGGGTCCTTGATTCGGCGAATCATCGCTGACCAGGTCTGACTCGCGATCTCACTGTCGTCTTGGAGTTCCTCGCTCGTTTGAACATAGGAGCGGAAGTCGCTGTACGTCGGTGCCTTCCCATCTGCGTCGGCAGCGTCGAAGTACGAGTCGAGGGCCATCTCCAGAGCGCTACGAATGGTCTCACGCGGCTGGTACGGCATCAACAGCTGCGGACGCGATCGGACGAGTTCGAAGGGGATACCGAACGGTTGCTGCGTACCGGTTCCTGGGTTCGGCACGTTCCCGACGCTCGGGACAAACACTTCGAGATCGCTGATGCCACCGACCTTGATCCCCTGCCGACGGAGCTTCTGCTTGGTTTCCTCGTCGAGTTCGGGATCCTCGCCCATCTGCCAGTATTCGTTCTCGGGGTCGATGATCACGGTGTTCAGCCGGCCCTGTAATTGCTCGCCCGATTCGTGGTGTTCGATAGGATAACGCTGCCCGTCGACGAACTGGCGCAGCAGATTCTTCGTGAAGTGCGTCTTTCCTTTCCCGGTAGAGCCGGCGACGAGAGAGTGTCTGAAAATCGCTGGTTCACCAGGCTCTGGTTCTCCCGTCTCTGGATCGATTCCCGGGTTCGACAAATAGTACGGGAACTTGTCGTCGTCGATGATCATCTCTTCGCCGCCAACCGAGAGGTAGCCACAGAACGGTCCCTCGTCGGGAATACTCAGTCCGGTTCGAAGGTACTCGTCATCACGTGAGAGGCTCACCGGTGTGTTTGGCTTCGGAATCCGATTCACGATTCCTCTATCCAAGTTTCCGTCCTGTGTCGGACTGAGGATCGCAATCGGATCGAGGGACGCAACTAGAACGAACTCTGACTCGTCGAGATCCTGATGCCGGCTAATGTGGTTGTGCGTGTCTGATTTGTCATCGAGGTCGGTGTAAGGTTCGTAGCGAAGCTTGTCCGTGACCGCAAAGAGTTCGTCGTTACTGTTCGGGTATGGAATTTGGACGTAATCTCCCACGCGAACCTCGTCACGCTCGGTGGTGGTGACGAACGCGTTGACGTTGTACTCGTCGCGACCGATCATAATCTCCTCGCTTGCGAGGACGTGGCCGATTTCGCCCTCGGCGAGATCGCCGTCGGCGCTTGGCACCGACGTCTCGGGAACGCCGCCGGTGGTGCTGGATTCGTCGGATCCACTCGGCGACTCGTCAGTAGCCGCGGTTGAGCCGTCGCCGTCGTCTTCGAGGGTCGGGTCTTCGTTCAGGAGGTCGTCGATGTCCTCAGTCATAGTCCAGAGTCAACGTCTTCGATGTCGCTCCAGCGGCCGTCCCAATTGTGGTCGAAGGACGCTTCGCTCGAGCGGATCATATTCCGAATTGTTTCGCGGTTTTCGCTGGTGATGCGGGCGATACGGTCGGCGCGGCCGACGGCACCGGGGACGTCCTGCTTCTGCGCGATCTCCTTGAGGGTCTTGTACTGGACGGCCCTCCGTCGATCCTCTTCTCTGACCATCAGATACGGGGCCTCGACACGCAGGACGTCACCCGTCTTTGGGAGTCGGACGTAGAAGAACGCCCGTTGGTAATCACTCGCACCGCCGTGCGAAAGTCTGGACTCAATACTACTGAGCAGGTCGAACGACTGGTTTCGAAGGGGAAGTTCTTCCTGTACAAACCAGGAGGTATACGTCAAGTGGTCGAGGCTGCTATCTCGCAACACTTCGCCTGTGAACTGATGATCGCGTGTCCAGGGAACGTCGATACGTACACCGTCGTCGCCGGTGAGATTGTGGCGCGAGATTTTCTCATCGAGGGCCGTGAGGAGCTCGTCCATCGTCGACGTCTTTACGACGCCGACGACGGGCAGGTCTTTCTCGAACTGCTTGTCGACGAAGTCAGCATAGTTCCCGAGGATTCGGCGGGGGATCTCCCACGCTCCTGCGGGGGTCGACCGACCGAGTTCGTCTAACAGGAGCCAGTAGACAACCCCCAGTGGATAGACTGCGCCGTCGATGAAGCAGACGCCGTCGATGCTGTCTGTGTTATCAACGAGGTGTTCGCTTTCGGCCAAATGCTGTGCGGCAGTTGCGACATCCTTCGACAGGTTTCGTGAGCGACCGACGTCCGGGAACCGGATAACCTCTCCTTCCACGTCCCCTTCGACGGCGTCAGTATTGTGAAGTGTGCTGTCGCTGTCAGCGAAGTGTACGACCGTCTTGACAGTCCCACCTTCTTCGATCGCGTGGTTTGCCCCCTGTCCGATGACCCCGATCTTTGCGTAGGCTGTGTCGACGATCAGCCCGTCGTTGAACTCAATCGGCTGGGTGGTACTTGCGTCGAGACCATAGGTTGGTTGTTCCCACGGGTCCTCGGTCCACGTTCCCAGTTCGCTGAGCCGCGTCTTCTGATAGCTTGGCTGCTCAAGTGCCTCGACTGATCCACCAGAGTGGCTGAGATAGCCGAAGAGTTCTCTGGCATACGCGGCCTGTTCATCCTGTTCACGCGGAACGTTCGCGTCGATGTGGTCGAACAGACTACGAACGACAGAGAGTGCGTTTGACTCCATCAGTCGTCCCCTATCGCGGCTTCGTCACCACCAGCGGCTCGCATCTCGACCTGGCTGGTGTTGGTTTCCTCGTCGATAGTGATTCTGCATTCGTGGTCGGCGCCGTGAATCAGGCTTTCCTCGTGGCTGACGACGATGACCTGTGGGACGTCCCAGCTCTTGATCGTATTGAGCATCTCCTCGAGTTGACCGACGTGGCCCTCGTCGAGGAAGGTGGTTGGTTCGTCGAGGATGAAGGGAGGGAGTTTCCCGCGGTCGCCGCCCTCAAGCTCGGCGATTAGACGGTAGATCCCGGCTCGAAGGGCGAGATTGACGATCGCTCTCTCGCCACCACTAGCGTTACTGGGGTCCTCCAGGTCTCCATCGTTGCGAAGTAGCTTCAAGTCGTACTGTAAGTCGCCCTTGTTTTCCACCTCGCGGATGACGACCTGCTGGTAGCTGCTGTTCTTGTAGACTTCGTCGAAGATTTCGTTCGTGTACTCTCGCAGATACCCGAGATACTGCTCGCGAAGTTCCGACTTGGAACCCCGGTACGCAGCCAGCATCGTATCGATCTCGCCGATGACCGCGTCTGCCCACTGGTACTGGCGTTCGTAGCGATCAATGTCTTCCTTCAGCTCACGCAGGCTATCCAGGTCCTTCTCCAACGATATGCGCTCGTCGCGGAGGTTATGAATTTCCGATTCGTAGTCTTCGACCTCCTCTTCTAGTTCCTCGATACGTTCCTCGAGTTTGTCGCGGTCGTCTCGCAGACTATCGACGTCGGTGTCGCCCAGTTCTTCCTCAAGAGCCTCTTTTTCACTCTCCAGAGTGCTGATACGCTGGTTCAGGTCCTGTATTCGCTCGTCACAGTTGGCAACAGTTAGCTCGTGCCGATCGATGGCGTTCTGGAGGTCGTCGATCTCATCGTACTTGTCTTGGGCGTCACCGACGTGCGACCGAGTCTCCTCAATCTCGTCGACGCGTTCCTCGGCCTCCGCAAGTGCCGCCTCTTTTTCCGCAACTGTCTCCTCTTGTGATTCTATCTTAGACTCCAAGTCGTTAATCGTCTCTTGAGCGTCCCGGATTTGTTCTTCGAGATCACCGATGTCCTCTTCTAGATCTTCGACTGCTTCTTGGAGCGTTTCGACCGTGTCTCGTTGCTCTTCGACCTCGCTGAACGCATCGAGGACCGTCTCGCCAGCGGCAACCTCTGCTTCGAATTCTTCGACCTGCCCACTCAGTTCAGACTCCTCTTCCTCAAGCGACTCAATCTTGTCTTCCAACTCAGAAATCTGGCTCTCCAGTTCGCTGATGTCGGACTCTAACTCATCAACACGTTCCTCGGCGTCGTCTACCTCGCCCTGTTTGTCGTCCCGAGCGCTTCGCTTCTCCTTGAGTACCTCGTCGCGATAGTTTATGATGTCACGAACGTCGTCGAGGAGGTTGCCGAGGGCCGTGCGCTCGGCCTCGAGGTCGGCTTTTTGATCGCGCTTCTCGTCGAGTTCCTCCCGGACTTGAGCCAGTTCGTCCTCATAGTCTCCGATTTCGTCTTCGACATAGGACTCGTCGACCTCCTGACCACATTTGGGGCACTTGTCTTGATCGCTGAGATTCTGTACTTCCTCGATGTCTTCCTGGAGTTGCTCTTCCCGGGTTTCCAACCCAGCAATCGATTCACTAACCGACTCGATTTCGGACGCCAGTTCGTCCTGTCTCCCCGGAATACGTTCGTCCCGAACCTCGGCCAGACTATCCACGGGAATCTCCGCTTCGAGAGAGTCACCCTCCTGCTGAAGGTCTTCAACGCGGCTGTTGAACTCTTCCTTTGCCGTCTCAACCTCGGACTCCAACTCCTCTAGCGCCTGCTCACGCGAATCCCGCTCATCACGTGCTGTTTCCAGGTCAGACTGGGTCTCCTGGAGAGCCCCCTCTTTGTCCTCTAGGTCGTCTCGCTTTTGTTCGAGTTCTGTCCGGACTCTGGTGAGGTCTTTGTCAGCTTCCTCGCGTTCGTTATCGAGTTCGTCG
This DNA window, taken from Halobellus ruber, encodes the following:
- a CDS encoding RecB family exonuclease; protein product: MISDLSTVVDDLGATAGDEQTMQCRIQSEPLPGKTSGTKTIYRVDDPYNTLSNDIFLSFWTEKPNTHERLEQTAPYVISTLGIPSGDALETGSHEGGSLQRGEEVIVRAIPNRRSSDGAIYLNVTSFVIRSPEKLISKSKLRTQDRCPREYYLRYVKQVYPGNKFETNPGRMENRFRGDALHTITETALEDDPDRFRTNTWDEAGVEEFCESIFEDEFGFRQALLVLSGVGLDVRDQIIEAVTTLFTDAEFCERISEADTIEVEQFLSNEFGYAGRVDVILDGTPLDLKTTRNPSADLIERHGRQIKLYLFALLLERIQAGASFRDAVATGQTGTLVYPNTPGEGVRVEDIELTMADVEAFIETRNAVIETGEAYAPPSPYNRDCEGCAFANEEWISGPSDTLPPACTYHCQNERRWPCYETDGGGLTSQCSLFDTCDQRTQYREPDTIDHYESVRAAFREEESARKTARRVVDKLDDDVLTDSGYLLTDLSCVGATAAGTIIRFVTPDPVVPAFDPGDVVELTIPSQDSGGRAVYYGAEDDEYLFSPLDRSLGLSDFLTSDAPAQALYTFSVESVQDRYLPYLDFAQRRNGGDPTHQTRSDGADSSVPETIAPQAVPTYLDHEQVLVDVPVRTDRRSTIADMIEAIVTADYPTLNESTGTIPSADCRTLVLCTRPDLAEAALQGQPVGNHYRLDGTGGNDAIQNTDGYHEIQSRLKDARSLVSTVQQATSKNGPGGIREFFHKLPTVPFIDRNHTESFFDAVVLLGAERLTEPEYDFLADIADRVVAVGDSRRAGPKLLSQSATEASLDTHFETTFERYRSFPTSDAVSLQVHGEAPPALQRFYQEGPWESIDGDLTFLNVQGDEETAVEDVTLESTVPAAAGTAQRLVFDVTDTPLSPMAANELFEHRIELDATLLRPDSIVVLDDESLYLRSKEPIEGSGASHHQVVIQTSAAELPQFNRALLSNRIAEQIVAELVVQEEPDIVVTPFERHATGIKRQLAERDCAVPVERPESLTGSIAGHAVVSFGTANETGIVRPPLDQPSVVYGLLSSGCDITFVGNQGTLESKDVFARLIEDSSSYQQS
- a CDS encoding ATP-binding protein gives rise to the protein MTEDIDDLLNEDPTLEDDGDGSTAATDESPSGSDESSTTGGVPETSVPSADGDLAEGEIGHVLASEEIMIGRDEYNVNAFVTTTERDEVRVGDYVQIPYPNSNDELFAVTDKLRYEPYTDLDDKSDTHNHISRHQDLDESEFVLVASLDPIAILSPTQDGNLDRGIVNRIPKPNTPVSLSRDDEYLRTGLSIPDEGPFCGYLSVGGEEMIIDDDKFPYYLSNPGIDPETGEPEPGEPAIFRHSLVAGSTGKGKTHFTKNLLRQFVDGQRYPIEHHESGEQLQGRLNTVIIDPENEYWQMGEDPELDEETKQKLRRQGIKVGGISDLEVFVPSVGNVPNPGTGTQQPFGIPFELVRSRPQLLMPYQPRETIRSALEMALDSYFDAADADGKAPTYSDFRSYVQTSEELQDDSEIASQTWSAMIRRIKDPTFENVFDHGMSSLTDLANDMFRGGQVTVIPTSHLRGAKEHLTVLSILSYIIENKIDDHHVVDQIKNTPMLVAVDEAHNYFSSPESLREQYIVRRAREAVKQGRKDKLGLMMITQNPEDIDDDILKQINTNIFLGLREEVIEKVPSIPRGFKRDIPKFRKGQAVVKAPDVEAVEVVGLPDCVTKHD
- a CDS encoding DNA double-strand break repair nuclease NurA, which translates into the protein MESNALSVVRSLFDHIDANVPREQDEQAAYARELFGYLSHSGGSVEALEQPSYQKTRLSELGTWTEDPWEQPTYGLDASTTQPIEFNDGLIVDTAYAKIGVIGQGANHAIEEGGTVKTVVHFADSDSTLHNTDAVEGDVEGEVIRFPDVGRSRNLSKDVATAAQHLAESEHLVDNTDSIDGVCFIDGAVYPLGVVYWLLLDELGRSTPAGAWEIPRRILGNYADFVDKQFEKDLPVVGVVKTSTMDELLTALDEKISRHNLTGDDGVRIDVPWTRDHQFTGEVLRDSSLDHLTYTSWFVQEELPLRNQSFDLLSSIESRLSHGGASDYQRAFFYVRLPKTGDVLRVEAPYLMVREEDRRRAVQYKTLKEIAQKQDVPGAVGRADRIARITSENRETIRNMIRSSEASFDHNWDGRWSDIEDVDSGL
- a CDS encoding AAA family ATPase, encoding MKIKELTLQNIRSYEDQTVEFPEGTILVHGENGAGKTSLLMGIFGGLFLSDITSAGNQSFNLDDLVRRDEDKAHIELVFEINGVDYTVEWTFYTTSTGPSATLTSPALSEPVSQVSNVKDEIQKILGMDKDDFSASVYVRQGEINRLIDADTRTELIDSLLNLDVIDEYVTKMEGAKRGAKRIRRDNENYREKAEEQLEKKYDRDESQFEADISDLTNELQEREDEKEEVEEFIHKLDDRRSELEGKIDSYEETLEKKEEKKSQIEDAESSRAEKRQEKQDAQDAIEASRADIEELEEEIIDLDEAVEYDLSTAATVEDAAESVQKEYTDAQQDRTKCDSELETARDNLQDLEDDLKDEKGELESVERELAEEEATLEKKQEELSDEEDELQRRVNARDKKAADFLPETPADAIDESVREEVEVRVDELDNEREEADKDLTRVRTELEQKRDDLEDKEGALQETQSDLETARDERDSREQALEELESEVETAKEEFNSRVEDLQQEGDSLEAEIPVDSLAEVRDERIPGRQDELASEIESVSESIAGLETREEQLQEDIEEVQNLSDQDKCPKCGQEVDESYVEDEIGDYEDELAQVREELDEKRDQKADLEAERTALGNLLDDVRDIINYRDEVLKEKRSARDDKQGEVDDAEERVDELESDISELESQISELEDKIESLEEEESELSGQVEEFEAEVAAGETVLDAFSEVEEQRDTVETLQEAVEDLEEDIGDLEEQIRDAQETINDLESKIESQEETVAEKEAALAEAEERVDEIEETRSHVGDAQDKYDEIDDLQNAIDRHELTVANCDERIQDLNQRISTLESEKEALEEELGDTDVDSLRDDRDKLEERIEELEEEVEDYESEIHNLRDERISLEKDLDSLRELKEDIDRYERQYQWADAVIGEIDTMLAAYRGSKSELREQYLGYLREYTNEIFDEVYKNSSYQQVVIREVENKGDLQYDLKLLRNDGDLEDPSNASGGERAIVNLALRAGIYRLIAELEGGDRGKLPPFILDEPTTFLDEGHVGQLEEMLNTIKSWDVPQVIVVSHEESLIHGADHECRITIDEETNTSQVEMRAAGGDEAAIGDD